A window of the Lentisphaera araneosa HTCC2155 genome harbors these coding sequences:
- a CDS encoding cupin domain-containing protein: MFLARADVLLSELRKFRPAMHQNVCDSYELKHVEGSFIAPDTAAFENCSSESIDYAIMEQSKRIKMLALNTAWSDVGTWKELAKISETDEDGNSCIGDVLLQNSQNNYIRSNKKLCATVGVKDLIIVNNDDALLIAHKDESENVKQIVTQLEALKRPEARTHQTVNRPWGSYCNIDQDFGFKVKHITVKPGAKLSLQKHFHRAEHWVIVKGSALVTNGEENILLSENQSTYIPIGTLHRLENPGKIPLELIEVQSGNYLEEDDIVRYDDDYGRSNQSIPLKVNKDQKKGVS, encoded by the coding sequence ATGTTTTTAGCCCGAGCGGATGTCTTGCTTTCTGAGTTGCGTAAATTCCGTCCCGCTATGCATCAAAATGTATGTGATTCTTATGAACTTAAACATGTGGAAGGCAGCTTTATTGCTCCGGATACAGCAGCTTTCGAAAACTGTTCCAGTGAATCAATTGATTATGCGATAATGGAACAATCCAAACGCATCAAAATGTTAGCTTTAAATACTGCCTGGTCGGATGTCGGTACTTGGAAAGAATTAGCAAAAATTAGTGAGACCGACGAGGACGGCAATAGCTGCATAGGAGATGTACTCCTGCAAAATAGTCAAAATAACTATATCCGCTCAAACAAAAAACTCTGTGCCACTGTAGGTGTCAAAGACCTCATTATTGTCAATAACGACGATGCTTTACTGATTGCTCACAAAGACGAAAGTGAGAACGTCAAGCAAATTGTCACGCAATTAGAAGCGCTCAAACGACCTGAAGCACGAACGCATCAAACTGTTAATCGTCCTTGGGGTTCTTATTGTAACATCGATCAAGATTTTGGCTTTAAAGTCAAGCATATTACAGTTAAACCCGGTGCAAAACTTTCTTTACAAAAGCACTTTCACCGAGCTGAACATTGGGTCATCGTGAAAGGCTCTGCGCTCGTCACCAATGGTGAGGAAAATATTTTACTCAGTGAAAACCAGTCCACTTATATCCCCATCGGCACACTGCATCGTCTCGAGAATCCCGGTAAAATCCCCTTGGAGCTCATTGAAGTTCAGAGTGGTAATTACCTTGAAGAAGATGATATCGTTCGTTATGATGATGATTATGGGCGAAGCAATCAAAGCATCCCTCTCAAGGTAAATAAAGATCAGAAGAAAGGGGTCAGTTAA
- a CDS encoding transporter substrate-binding protein, with protein MFSSKSQQMGCYLSISTLKRAESSNKIYFRTAQDIASILKVSLDDLQIKESPPSEQSHHKNPLSRSEQLHRACTTLARVNNEKKGSVIYIQGEAGIGKSSFINNLTDYAQNANFLNFRLPIYDNVTNRKTILQDLIRQFIHHRLKTVTQHSRCHSHKSDSNNAECLKCFAQEENLSYEHKRALLALFDESASILKTINYHERKSYELELLFVLIRNTQSPICLILEDIHWASTDIITTIQSLTHEARNWPLVIILSSRLINNPIYEIWNNSVLNTPLELFNLSPLNDDELRSMIGADKKFPKKVYEKYIKLSNGNPLFFQSLIDMKTIYNESNIPQSLNSLIKQELNRLSKDGVTFLSSAAILGHEFELEEVAEIFKIRGYTPQELVNCNFLQQVKDKHFIFNHDLIRQGIYQHITEELKKELHELASTFYKDKDQLKFTFHLRKAHQVEEALSAINDFAKNLYEKHDYCEALNQVDVALSLPGKKNLYSLYYLKGVLLKVLDLPAKATQYLEKALQEAENKQDKLEIRLELTEIYAVNQRLELSEEHLEAAKKLLTGNESAEVVNNIKKYQNYIKKCTFSLNNTHTKLQYQTSSVFKTSIQNLDSPHQPSTDCQLKKQHKIALLHSVTGPLKEHEEGVIKSCIIAFEEINKNGGLLDHSIEYEIYDGQSDEYIFREQAEKIINDHHITSIFGCSTSSTRKQVKTVVEKRNSLLVYPYHYEGLESSKNIIYTGPTSNLQALPIIDWLMNTTNADSFYFVGSDYVYPVVTNEILKDAVHEYDGKIVGEDYRPIGSSDFEDIIEGIKQANPSVIILTLASIESNKAFLKTFHESGINKDGRINLVSLVLSDRDIDHIPITHCQGLYSIFSYFQNNDNYSNNDFIQKFKSKYGKNERISGYMESAYVGVKLWAKAVQKCKTFSPEKITEAIKGLTYYGPGGIAYVDEKNQHIWRHTHIAQVGNDGEFHVQWSSEQPIAPSPYPLSRSENEWNIFLEKSKKRWEGSWGI; from the coding sequence ATGTTTTCATCAAAAAGTCAGCAAATGGGCTGTTACCTTTCAATTTCTACTTTAAAAAGAGCCGAATCTAGCAATAAAATTTATTTTCGTACCGCCCAAGATATTGCGAGTATTCTTAAGGTTAGTCTTGATGACTTACAAATAAAAGAAAGTCCACCCTCTGAACAAAGTCACCATAAAAATCCTTTATCTCGCAGCGAACAATTGCACCGCGCCTGCACGACACTTGCCCGAGTGAATAACGAAAAGAAAGGTAGCGTTATCTACATCCAGGGAGAAGCAGGGATTGGGAAATCCAGTTTTATAAATAATTTAACTGATTATGCACAAAATGCTAACTTTTTAAATTTTCGCCTTCCTATTTATGATAACGTAACAAATAGAAAAACAATTCTCCAAGACTTAATTCGACAATTCATCCATCACAGACTGAAGACAGTCACACAGCACAGCAGATGTCATTCTCATAAAAGTGACAGTAATAATGCCGAATGCCTCAAATGCTTTGCTCAAGAAGAGAACCTAAGTTACGAACACAAAAGAGCTTTATTGGCTCTTTTTGATGAGAGTGCAAGTATTCTTAAAACTATTAATTATCACGAAAGGAAGAGTTATGAGTTAGAACTCTTATTTGTTCTTATTCGAAATACACAGTCACCGATATGCCTTATTTTAGAAGATATCCACTGGGCCTCTACAGATATTATCACTACTATACAAAGCTTAACCCATGAAGCTAGAAATTGGCCCCTTGTCATTATACTATCGAGTCGCTTGATAAATAATCCAATTTATGAAATATGGAACAACTCCGTACTTAATACGCCTCTAGAGTTATTCAATCTATCACCTTTAAATGATGATGAACTCAGATCCATGATTGGCGCAGATAAAAAGTTCCCAAAAAAGGTCTATGAAAAATATATTAAATTATCCAATGGGAACCCATTGTTCTTTCAATCTTTAATAGATATGAAAACCATTTATAACGAGAGTAATATCCCACAATCTTTGAACTCTCTTATTAAACAAGAATTGAATCGCCTTAGTAAAGATGGAGTCACATTTTTAAGTAGCGCGGCCATTTTAGGCCATGAATTTGAACTAGAAGAAGTGGCGGAAATTTTTAAAATTAGAGGCTATACGCCACAGGAATTAGTCAATTGTAATTTTCTTCAACAAGTCAAAGACAAGCACTTTATATTTAATCACGACTTAATAAGACAAGGTATTTATCAGCATATTACTGAAGAGTTAAAAAAAGAACTACATGAACTAGCCTCAACTTTTTATAAAGACAAAGATCAACTAAAATTCACTTTCCATTTACGCAAGGCACACCAAGTGGAAGAAGCCTTGAGTGCAATTAATGATTTTGCTAAAAATCTATATGAAAAACACGATTATTGTGAAGCCCTAAATCAAGTTGATGTTGCCTTATCCCTCCCAGGAAAGAAAAACCTTTATTCTCTGTATTATTTAAAAGGGGTTTTATTGAAGGTTCTTGATCTTCCCGCCAAAGCGACTCAATATTTAGAAAAAGCTTTACAAGAAGCTGAAAACAAGCAAGATAAATTAGAAATTCGACTCGAACTCACAGAAATATATGCGGTTAATCAGCGACTCGAGCTGTCTGAAGAACATTTAGAAGCCGCCAAAAAACTCCTTACCGGCAATGAGAGTGCTGAGGTAGTAAATAATATAAAAAAATATCAAAATTACATAAAAAAATGTACATTCTCACTCAATAATACACATACTAAACTTCAATACCAAACATCCAGCGTATTCAAGACTAGTATTCAAAACTTAGATTCTCCCCACCAGCCGAGTACAGATTGCCAACTAAAGAAGCAACATAAGATAGCTTTGTTACATTCTGTTACAGGCCCTCTCAAAGAACACGAAGAAGGCGTGATCAAATCTTGCATAATAGCCTTTGAAGAAATAAATAAAAATGGAGGACTACTAGATCACAGTATTGAATACGAAATTTATGATGGCCAATCAGATGAATACATATTCCGTGAGCAAGCAGAAAAAATTATCAATGATCATCACATTACAAGTATTTTTGGATGCTCTACATCATCCACCAGAAAACAGGTAAAAACTGTTGTCGAGAAAAGAAATAGCCTACTTGTATACCCTTATCATTACGAAGGCCTAGAGTCATCTAAAAACATCATCTACACAGGTCCCACGTCCAATCTCCAAGCCTTACCCATTATTGATTGGCTTATGAATACAACTAATGCAGATTCTTTTTATTTTGTTGGTTCAGATTATGTCTATCCAGTGGTTACAAATGAAATACTCAAAGACGCTGTACACGAATATGATGGAAAGATAGTTGGCGAAGATTATCGTCCTATTGGTTCAAGTGATTTTGAAGATATCATTGAAGGTATTAAACAAGCTAATCCTTCTGTAATTATATTAACATTAGCCTCAATAGAAAGTAACAAAGCTTTTCTAAAAACATTCCATGAATCGGGCATCAATAAGGATGGTAGAATAAATCTAGTTTCCTTAGTTTTGTCAGATAGAGATATTGATCATATTCCTATTACCCATTGCCAAGGGCTTTATAGTATATTTAGTTATTTCCAAAATAATGATAACTATAGCAATAATGACTTTATACAAAAATTTAAATCGAAATATGGTAAAAATGAACGCATTAGTGGGTACATGGAGTCGGCTTATGTGGGAGTTAAACTTTGGGCTAAAGCTGTTCAAAAATGCAAAACTTTTTCTCCTGAAAAAATAACTGAAGCCATTAAAGGTTTAACCTATTACGGACCTGGTGGCATAGCCTATGTCGATGAAAAAAATCAACATATATGGAGACACACACACATAGCTCAAGTTGGAAATGATGGAGAATTCCATGTCCAATGGTCTTCTGAACAACCCATAGCACCCTCTCCCTACCCACTATCCAGGTCTGAGAATGAATGGAATATTTTTTTAGAAAAATCAAAAAAGCGCTGGGAAGGTAGCTGGGGCATCTAA
- a CDS encoding phytochelatin synthase family protein, whose product MKYVIIGIILNVFLTSCGINETASKLALNKYDHVVNLNAYDIQEQEPDNIETYNLESTDNSQFTLIKYDSNDTQRDKIQILTNEISDNEKRGRIVNYNIESLVVENNEFVQKNLSTEIKSYKEISFNDIHESINLLVSQYHESKTIDYSQTLKLFQSHLKSYSQSNDILLFNIDQKSFYGAEAEHDTFSVMASYDFETENVLLIEVNEGNQKQFWVHYKNLFDNIMLRKNDNCCTSGWLRISKTTPFTEYYSKLK is encoded by the coding sequence ATGAAATATGTAATTATAGGTATAATCTTAAATGTGTTTTTAACTAGTTGTGGTATCAATGAAACAGCTAGTAAATTAGCCCTAAACAAATATGATCACGTCGTCAATTTAAACGCTTATGATATTCAAGAGCAAGAACCAGATAATATAGAGACATACAATTTGGAAAGTACTGACAATAGTCAATTTACTTTAATTAAATATGACTCTAACGACACCCAAAGAGACAAAATTCAGATTTTAACAAACGAAATAAGCGATAATGAAAAACGGGGAAGAATAGTAAATTACAATATTGAATCCCTTGTTGTAGAAAATAATGAATTTGTACAGAAAAATCTAAGTACAGAAATTAAAAGTTATAAAGAGATTTCCTTTAATGATATTCATGAATCTATTAATCTTTTAGTCTCACAATATCATGAAAGTAAAACCATTGATTATTCACAAACACTAAAGTTATTTCAATCACACTTAAAATCATATAGTCAATCCAATGATATATTACTCTTTAATATTGACCAAAAGTCATTTTATGGCGCAGAAGCTGAGCATGATACTTTTAGCGTTATGGCTTCATATGATTTTGAAACCGAAAATGTTTTACTAATTGAAGTTAACGAAGGTAATCAAAAACAATTTTGGGTTCATTATAAAAATCTATTCGATAATATAATGTTAAGAAAAAATGATAATTGTTGCACTTCTGGGTGGCTTAGAATATCAAAAACCACGCCATTCACTGAGTATTATTCCAAACTGAAATAG
- a CDS encoding alpha/beta hydrolase has protein sequence MKILVKASLFFSLLLSLVAQEKVAPTLADVKYGPHKRDLMNLWLVETDKPLGVLVHIHGGGWVGGDKANEQHPNVFQNHYHTISISYPLVSSGDIQPAMANSTARAIQFIRYKAKEWKIDPDRILLTGGSAGAASSMWLAAHDDMADPNSEDPIARQSTRVAGALAGGGQTTLDPFLIERRIGPETLKHGMLYKPFGGENIEELKKNWESKYKAFSNKYTALSHISKDDPPMFLTYKDAEVPARDPGHGIHHGMFGLMLKEKADKVGAKVYVQCKGHTPEIKQADFVNSILIKK, from the coding sequence ATGAAAATCCTAGTAAAAGCAAGTCTATTCTTTTCTCTTCTGCTTAGTTTAGTAGCGCAAGAGAAGGTCGCTCCCACTTTAGCCGATGTAAAATATGGTCCCCATAAACGAGACCTCATGAATTTATGGCTTGTTGAAACAGATAAGCCCTTAGGTGTTTTAGTACACATTCATGGTGGGGGCTGGGTCGGTGGTGACAAAGCTAATGAACAACACCCGAATGTTTTCCAAAACCACTACCATACCATCTCTATTTCTTACCCACTAGTTTCATCTGGCGACATCCAACCTGCCATGGCAAATTCAACTGCAAGAGCCATTCAATTTATTCGCTATAAAGCAAAAGAATGGAAAATCGACCCCGACCGCATCCTACTAACAGGTGGCTCTGCAGGTGCCGCTTCCAGCATGTGGCTCGCCGCTCATGATGATATGGCGGACCCCAATAGCGAGGACCCGATTGCGAGGCAATCCACTCGAGTGGCCGGAGCCCTTGCTGGTGGTGGACAAACGACTCTCGATCCCTTCCTCATTGAACGACGCATTGGCCCAGAAACTTTGAAGCACGGCATGCTCTATAAACCCTTTGGTGGCGAAAATATTGAGGAGCTCAAGAAGAATTGGGAGAGCAAATACAAAGCCTTCTCAAACAAGTACACCGCGCTTAGCCACATCAGCAAAGATGACCCACCCATGTTTTTGACTTACAAGGATGCCGAAGTCCCCGCCAGAGACCCTGGACACGGGATTCATCACGGAATGTTTGGCCTTATGCTCAAGGAAAAAGCCGATAAAGTCGGCGCCAAGGTCTACGTACAATGCAAAGGCCATACACCCGAAATCAAGCAAGCGGACTTTGTCAATTCAATCCTCATTAAGAAATAG
- a CDS encoding mannose-1-phosphate guanylyltransferase translates to MKNLNIVIMSGGCGSRLWPMSRATYPKQFLPLCGDESLLQETVSRVKNINKPGDLIVVGNKDHRYLIAEQLRQINVESPKIILEPSARNTAPAIALAALEVQASDPEALLLVLASDHKIQDDNKFCETVEAARQSAEEGAIITFGITPTHPATGYGYIRCEETDNTIKTVDCFVEKPCLSKAEEYLNRPNYF, encoded by the coding sequence ATGAAGAATTTAAATATTGTCATTATGTCAGGTGGTTGTGGCTCGCGCTTATGGCCCATGTCCCGCGCCACATATCCCAAGCAATTTTTGCCACTTTGTGGGGACGAAAGCCTTTTACAAGAAACGGTAAGTAGAGTCAAGAATATTAATAAGCCGGGAGACCTCATCGTTGTTGGCAATAAAGACCATCGCTACCTAATTGCAGAGCAATTGAGACAGATAAATGTTGAATCTCCTAAAATCATCTTAGAGCCCAGTGCCCGCAACACCGCTCCTGCTATCGCTCTCGCCGCGCTGGAAGTCCAAGCATCGGACCCGGAAGCCTTATTATTGGTTTTAGCTTCCGACCATAAAATTCAGGATGACAATAAATTTTGTGAAACTGTAGAAGCGGCTCGTCAATCAGCTGAAGAAGGTGCTATCATTACTTTTGGGATCACACCCACACACCCTGCTACTGGATATGGCTATATCCGATGTGAAGAGACTGACAACACCATAAAAACCGTTGATTGCTTTGTAGAAAAACCCTGCCTTAGCAAAGCTGAAGAATACTTAAATAGGCCAAATTACTTTTAG
- a CDS encoding DUF1588 domain-containing protein — MKNLVYLLLLLSTSIWAEQKIIPLDNRVHQFIKNHCISCHGPDKDKGDRVLHEFPIKTKGGWNIDLSDSNTFHLLEDVLDQLNLGEMPPDKKSIQPPPTEDVRHVISWLTETLTAAHSDDDTSVIRRLNKNEYRNTMNQITGVEPGFFDPTSHFPDDDKVHGFSNISHALNLSDEHLNQYLTAADKYLDMAIHWGSPVKESVIDIKPKDWGAPSSAKRTPWMYRHYTPGKYFDVGCGIHPISALIGTATVPKRFKGITHAGYYTIKINAEAIRRLSHPYDAKMIPTDLSRPMQLGLYLAKGKEGTVAGGTRKRQRIGLYELKDEQRQDFEVTVWLDKGALPFINWENGPGNSDYWMRDILKKYHTDIEFRGKEGAAAWHIVGKDLVPGRTVSDVWQGPLMRIHSFKILGPLKMTYESRFQKQILAGTYDANKLNISAAIEKLMRLAFRIDVSQRETQAFVDIVNKAENQFDMSREDALKMAFKAILVSPQFLFLNQKADEDGDLENSAIANRMSYFFWRRMPDSLLGADEGLKNGEQRRVQAERLLKNKAGVTQMISDFMESWLRYDQFGVMAPDPVKFGEFYRWGLKDPMSSETFHFIMNALEKNRPITDFLDSDYTFLNSDLARHYQIKGVKGIHFRKVKLAKNSVRGGLLGHAGIQSLSSNGVETSPIIRGIWVLENILGMPPPPPPPDVEPLDADTRGATTLKERLEKHRKVEACADCHSKIDPYGFALENFNPIGNYRTHYAKKMRWDKKSVRTKKSGGPKVDPTSVLHTGKKLQDLNDLKKELFKRRDQFALALTEKLMTFAKGREMTFRDHLELKRISSLHPPEKYGFRDLITEIVSSDLFIAR, encoded by the coding sequence TTGAAAAATCTAGTCTATCTCTTGCTATTATTGTCAACAAGCATTTGGGCCGAACAAAAAATTATTCCGCTAGATAACAGGGTTCACCAATTCATAAAAAATCATTGCATCTCATGTCATGGTCCCGATAAAGATAAAGGCGACCGTGTTTTACATGAGTTTCCTATAAAAACCAAGGGTGGATGGAATATTGACCTAAGTGATTCAAACACATTTCACCTACTAGAAGATGTCCTCGATCAATTAAATCTCGGCGAAATGCCCCCAGATAAAAAGAGTATTCAACCGCCGCCAACCGAGGATGTACGTCATGTGATTTCATGGTTAACTGAGACTCTAACAGCGGCACACTCAGATGACGATACAAGCGTGATTCGCCGACTGAATAAAAATGAATACAGAAATACTATGAATCAGATCACAGGTGTAGAGCCTGGTTTTTTTGACCCTACCTCCCATTTCCCAGATGATGATAAAGTTCATGGATTTAGCAATATCAGCCATGCCTTAAACCTTTCCGATGAGCATCTTAATCAATACCTGACCGCAGCTGATAAATATTTGGATATGGCGATTCATTGGGGAAGCCCTGTTAAAGAATCAGTTATCGATATCAAGCCTAAAGATTGGGGTGCTCCAAGTTCAGCAAAACGCACACCATGGATGTACCGTCATTATACCCCGGGTAAGTATTTTGATGTTGGTTGCGGCATTCATCCAATCAGCGCCTTAATTGGCACGGCTACTGTACCGAAGCGTTTCAAAGGCATCACTCATGCCGGGTACTATACTATAAAGATAAATGCCGAAGCGATTAGACGCCTCAGCCACCCTTATGATGCTAAGATGATCCCTACCGACTTAAGTCGTCCTATGCAATTGGGACTCTACCTTGCAAAAGGAAAAGAAGGCACCGTCGCTGGTGGAACAAGGAAACGTCAGCGTATAGGCCTTTACGAGTTAAAAGATGAGCAGAGGCAAGATTTTGAAGTTACGGTCTGGCTTGATAAGGGCGCTCTCCCCTTTATTAATTGGGAGAATGGCCCCGGAAATTCGGATTACTGGATGAGAGATATCCTTAAAAAGTACCATACCGATATTGAGTTTAGAGGTAAGGAAGGCGCTGCCGCCTGGCATATTGTCGGCAAAGACCTTGTACCCGGCAGGACAGTTTCGGATGTTTGGCAAGGGCCTCTTATGAGAATCCACAGTTTTAAAATACTGGGTCCTCTCAAAATGACATATGAATCAAGATTTCAAAAGCAAATCCTTGCAGGGACTTATGATGCTAATAAGCTTAATATTTCAGCAGCTATAGAAAAATTAATGCGTCTGGCTTTTAGAATAGATGTAAGTCAAAGAGAAACCCAAGCTTTTGTCGATATAGTTAACAAAGCAGAAAATCAGTTCGACATGTCTCGTGAAGACGCTTTAAAAATGGCCTTTAAAGCGATTTTGGTTTCTCCTCAGTTTCTTTTTCTGAATCAAAAAGCTGATGAAGATGGGGATCTCGAAAATTCTGCGATTGCGAATAGAATGAGCTATTTTTTCTGGCGCAGAATGCCCGACTCTTTACTTGGTGCTGATGAAGGCCTCAAAAATGGCGAGCAAAGACGAGTTCAAGCTGAGCGGTTATTGAAAAACAAGGCGGGCGTAACTCAAATGATTAGCGACTTCATGGAGAGTTGGCTGCGCTATGATCAATTTGGGGTGATGGCTCCTGATCCAGTAAAATTCGGAGAGTTTTATCGTTGGGGTCTTAAAGATCCCATGAGTTCCGAAACCTTTCATTTCATAATGAATGCACTTGAGAAAAACCGTCCTATTACAGATTTTCTTGACAGTGACTATACCTTTTTGAATTCAGACTTGGCTCGTCATTATCAAATAAAAGGCGTTAAAGGTATCCATTTCAGAAAAGTCAAACTAGCTAAAAATAGCGTACGAGGCGGCTTACTCGGCCATGCCGGCATTCAGAGTCTCTCTTCAAATGGCGTCGAAACTTCGCCCATTATCAGGGGGATTTGGGTTCTCGAAAACATACTCGGGATGCCTCCGCCTCCCCCACCACCAGATGTGGAACCTTTGGATGCGGATACCCGAGGAGCGACAACTTTGAAAGAACGCTTGGAGAAACACCGCAAAGTAGAAGCCTGTGCCGACTGTCATTCAAAAATAGATCCTTATGGCTTTGCTCTTGAGAACTTTAATCCCATTGGCAATTATCGAACTCATTATGCCAAGAAAATGCGCTGGGATAAAAAATCTGTGCGCACAAAGAAAAGTGGTGGCCCCAAAGTTGATCCGACCTCAGTTCTACACACAGGAAAAAAATTACAGGACCTTAACGACCTTAAAAAAGAACTTTTTAAACGCCGAGACCAATTCGCCTTAGCGCTCACTGAAAAACTAATGACCTTTGCCAAAGGGAGAGAAATGACTTTTCGAGACCACCTAGAACTCAAACGTATTTCCAGTTTACACCCTCCTGAAAAATATGGATTTAGAGATCTTATCACAGAAATTGTTAGCAGTGATCTTTTTATCGCTAGGTAA
- a CDS encoding IS110 family transposase, with translation MYNTRTKNPSEYQVIIAIDWADQKHDLRILKDCEEECKVISSDLLTLKNFFDTLILETVNGSIAIVIESCQSALMNLLISFTEFDIYVVHPTTASKFAKTFHLSGAKSDRADTKSLLELYLKHPDKVQKVDSSFSKGKLKRLNIKRRDLVDDRTRLTNQLTALLKIYYPNALKVVGNHLYADMFLDFLDKYPSPQDVINAHQIGITKFFNKRSTNHSKTKERVQILRSSVIVVNDEDELDYYIFEIQQFCHRIRSLNKVIKAYDEKIEQAYRSNEDYEMFQSFPGAGPSIGPRLMAFFGDDRDKFKSVNEVLKISEIAPVTIQSGKMNIVRRRFLCDRFTQLSFVEFANNSIRSSIWAHEFYYHKKALNIPHFTILRALAYKWIRIMYRCWKTRTPYNEKTYLEVLEKRQPAWFQKFVN, from the coding sequence ATGTATAATACAAGAACTAAAAATCCATCTGAATATCAAGTTATTATTGCGATCGACTGGGCTGATCAAAAACATGACCTACGAATTCTTAAGGATTGTGAAGAAGAATGTAAAGTTATCAGTAGCGATTTACTTACTCTCAAAAACTTCTTTGATACACTCATACTTGAAACTGTTAATGGTTCCATTGCCATTGTCATCGAGAGCTGTCAATCTGCACTGATGAATTTATTAATATCATTCACAGAGTTTGATATCTATGTGGTTCATCCTACGACTGCTTCAAAGTTTGCTAAAACATTTCATTTGAGTGGTGCTAAAAGTGACCGAGCAGATACTAAATCATTACTTGAACTGTATTTAAAACATCCTGATAAAGTTCAAAAAGTAGACTCATCTTTTTCAAAGGGGAAACTGAAGCGACTTAATATAAAAAGGCGTGATTTAGTAGATGATAGAACTCGTTTAACTAATCAATTAACTGCGTTATTGAAGATTTATTACCCAAACGCCCTCAAAGTCGTGGGCAATCATTTATATGCAGATATGTTTCTAGACTTTTTAGACAAATATCCAAGCCCGCAGGATGTTATTAATGCTCATCAAATCGGCATTACCAAATTCTTTAACAAACGCAGTACCAATCATAGTAAAACAAAAGAGAGAGTTCAAATATTACGCTCCTCCGTAATTGTTGTTAATGATGAAGATGAGTTGGATTACTACATATTTGAGATACAACAATTCTGCCACAGAATCAGGAGTTTAAATAAGGTCATTAAAGCTTATGACGAAAAAATTGAGCAAGCATATCGCAGTAATGAAGACTATGAAATGTTTCAATCTTTCCCAGGAGCAGGCCCTAGTATCGGCCCACGTCTTATGGCTTTCTTTGGGGACGATCGAGATAAATTTAAGTCTGTAAATGAGGTTCTTAAAATCAGTGAAATAGCTCCTGTGACAATTCAGAGTGGAAAAATGAATATTGTCCGAAGACGTTTTTTATGTGATAGGTTCACTCAACTTAGTTTTGTGGAGTTCGCAAATAATTCCATAAGATCGTCAATATGGGCACATGAATTTTATTATCATAAGAAAGCTCTTAACATACCTCATTTCACTATACTTAGAGCTTTGGCATACAAATGGATTCGTATCATGTATCGCTGCTGGAAAACGAGAACTCCATATAATGAAAAGACCTATCTGGAAGTATTGGAGAAAAGACAACCTGCATGGTTTCAGAAATTCGTTAATTAA